Proteins co-encoded in one Bacillus sp. FSL H8-0547 genomic window:
- the ssuD gene encoding FMNH2-dependent alkanesulfonate monooxygenase yields the protein MEIFWFLPTAGDSRYLGTDKGKREVTIEYLQQVAKAVDTLGFSGALLPTGKACEDSWVIASSLIPVTERMKFLIALRPGFTPPTIAARMASTLDRISGGRLLLNIVQGGDPVELAGDGLHLSHDKRYEQTKEFLTVWRRLFEEESVDFKGEYFDIAGGGIHHPPVQKPYPPLYLGGTSPAAHEVAAEHVDYYLTWGEPVEIVKERIDKVRELAAKKGREVKFGIRLHVIVRETAEEAWKAADELIQYVDESVVEAQRQKFARFDSVAQRRMTDLSLDNKNALEIAPGLWAGIGLAREGAGTALVGDPDSVAENMKKYAEAGVDTFIMSGYPHLEEAYRTAELLFPKLPLKHKTIKQEV from the coding sequence ATGGAAATATTCTGGTTTTTACCGACAGCAGGCGACAGCAGATACTTAGGAACAGATAAAGGCAAGAGGGAGGTCACCATTGAATATTTGCAGCAGGTGGCAAAAGCGGTTGATACGCTCGGGTTCAGCGGAGCCCTCCTGCCTACTGGAAAAGCATGTGAAGATTCTTGGGTCATCGCATCAAGTCTTATTCCTGTAACAGAACGGATGAAATTTCTCATTGCTCTGAGACCGGGCTTTACGCCTCCAACGATTGCAGCCCGGATGGCTTCTACTCTTGACCGGATTTCAGGGGGAAGACTTCTTTTGAATATCGTACAGGGAGGGGACCCTGTTGAACTGGCGGGAGACGGTCTTCATTTGAGCCATGACAAGCGTTATGAGCAGACAAAAGAATTTTTAACGGTGTGGAGAAGGCTTTTTGAAGAAGAATCGGTTGATTTTAAGGGAGAGTACTTTGACATCGCCGGCGGCGGCATCCACCATCCTCCGGTGCAAAAGCCTTATCCTCCCCTGTATCTAGGGGGAACCTCTCCTGCAGCTCATGAAGTTGCAGCTGAACACGTTGATTATTATTTAACGTGGGGAGAGCCGGTGGAGATTGTAAAAGAGCGAATTGACAAAGTCAGGGAGCTTGCCGCCAAAAAAGGACGCGAAGTGAAATTCGGCATCAGACTTCATGTAATCGTCAGAGAAACAGCTGAAGAAGCATGGAAAGCGGCAGACGAACTCATTCAGTATGTTGATGAAAGCGTAGTGGAAGCGCAAAGACAAAAATTTGCCCGCTTTGACTCTGTCGCCCAGCGCCGGATGACAGATTTGTCGCTGGACAACAAAAATGCGCTTGAAATCGCACCGGGACTCTGGGCAGGAATCGGCCTTGCGAGGGAAGGTGCGGGAACTGCGCTTGTCGGGGATCCGGACAGCGTGGCGGAAAATATGAAAAAATACGCTGAAGCAGGCGTAGACACATTCATTATGTCGGGGTATCCGCATCTGGAAGAAGCATACCGCACAGCGGAACTGCTGTTTCCAAAGCTGCCCCTGAAACATAAAACCATCAAACAGGAGGTATAA
- a CDS encoding DMT family transporter, translating to MKKPFQFIASIYAAVSISFWGISFVSTKAVLSQLEPFTLLVVRFGIAAVFLFFLLVLLRHPLKMSLSQMPAVFILAVLGIFVHQVIQASALQSIGASEAGWIISFSPIFTAILAAFFLKERFTLFKAAGMTIAILGVLLITSYRQGGSIVFHVNFGYILMILSTLNWAVYSILIKKLAIPYSALTVTFYTSFFGFLMTLPFFIRGEGWKQMSALTGENWTHLLFLGIFVSAVAYWFWGKALEVMEATKVSSFLYFEPLATVIAAVLLLNEPVLIASGAGGMLIIAGVMLVNFKKKG from the coding sequence GTGAAAAAACCGTTCCAGTTTATTGCAAGTATCTATGCAGCCGTTTCTATTTCTTTTTGGGGCATCTCCTTTGTGTCTACAAAAGCTGTTCTCAGCCAGCTTGAGCCGTTCACGCTCCTTGTTGTCCGCTTTGGAATTGCTGCGGTCTTTTTGTTTTTTCTGCTGGTTCTTCTAAGACATCCGCTTAAGATGAGCCTGTCCCAAATGCCCGCCGTTTTCATTCTTGCCGTGCTTGGGATTTTTGTGCATCAGGTTATTCAGGCATCCGCCCTTCAGTCGATCGGGGCTTCTGAAGCAGGCTGGATTATTTCTTTTTCGCCGATTTTTACAGCTATCCTTGCTGCCTTCTTTTTAAAAGAGCGGTTTACGCTGTTTAAAGCGGCCGGTATGACGATTGCCATTCTAGGGGTGCTGCTGATTACGTCTTACAGGCAGGGCGGATCCATCGTGTTTCATGTGAACTTCGGTTATATCCTGATGATTTTAAGCACGTTAAACTGGGCGGTTTATTCGATTTTGATCAAAAAACTGGCGATACCGTATTCGGCTTTGACGGTCACCTTTTACACGAGCTTTTTCGGCTTTTTGATGACGCTCCCATTCTTCATCAGGGGAGAAGGCTGGAAGCAGATGTCCGCTCTGACAGGTGAAAACTGGACACATCTATTGTTTCTAGGGATTTTTGTATCAGCCGTAGCCTACTGGTTCTGGGGGAAGGCGCTGGAAGTCATGGAAGCAACGAAAGTATCATCCTTCCTTTACTTTGAGCCGCTTGCAACCGTCATTGCCGCCGTGCTCCTGTTGAATGAACCTGTTCTGATCGCAAGCGGTGCCGGGGGCATGCTGATCATTGCCGGTGTGATGCTTGTGAATTTTAAGAAAAAAGGTTAA
- a CDS encoding esterase family protein: MTVKSGIVQETLLYSQELKEEITLLIYLPKNYSPLYKYSLLIAQDGQDYFRLGRISRQAEELLADSKMENVIIVGIPYRDVHDRREKYHPDGRRQAAYIRFLAHELVPFLDREFPTYQMGAGRALIGDSLAGTVSFMTALTYPHTFGKVIMQSPYSDDSVLKMVKECSSPELLSVYHQIGVNETEVKTTDGAVQDFLEPNRALHQTMKDRGIPVQYEEFEGDHKWTYWQPAIKKILQFMF; this comes from the coding sequence ATGACAGTCAAATCAGGTATTGTACAGGAGACGCTGCTGTATTCGCAGGAATTAAAAGAAGAAATAACCTTGCTCATTTACTTGCCCAAAAATTATTCACCTCTATATAAATACAGCCTCCTGATCGCTCAGGACGGTCAGGATTATTTCAGACTGGGGCGCATTTCGAGACAGGCTGAGGAATTGCTCGCAGACAGCAAAATGGAAAATGTCATCATAGTCGGCATTCCCTATCGTGATGTACATGACCGCAGGGAAAAATATCATCCTGACGGCAGACGGCAGGCGGCCTACATCCGCTTTCTGGCACATGAGCTCGTCCCATTTTTAGACCGGGAATTTCCAACTTATCAAATGGGTGCGGGACGTGCGCTCATTGGTGATTCCCTTGCAGGCACAGTATCTTTTATGACGGCTTTGACCTATCCGCACACATTCGGAAAAGTCATCATGCAGTCACCATACTCGGATGATTCGGTACTCAAAATGGTGAAGGAATGCTCCTCGCCTGAATTGCTGTCAGTGTATCACCAGATTGGTGTGAACGAGACAGAGGTGAAGACCACAGACGGCGCTGTACAGGATTTCCTTGAGCCGAACAGAGCTCTGCATCAGACCATGAAAGACAGAGGCATTCCGGTTCAGTATGAAGAATTCGAAGGCGATCACAAATGGACTTACTGGCAGCCGGCCATTAAAAAAATACTTCAGTTCATGTTTTAG
- a CDS encoding YjcG family protein — protein sequence MKYGIAIFPSKKLQDAANSYRKRYDPNYALIPPHLTLKQPFEATDERIRDISRELRQIAQNHQPVTLSIRKFSSFSPVNNVIYLKVEPTEQILSLYDALHDEYFSDVEPEYAFVPHITIGQKLSDDEHSDVLGSLKMTDFQHEETVDRFHLLYQLENGSWTVFETFLLGKEGL from the coding sequence ATGAAATACGGCATAGCCATTTTTCCATCAAAAAAACTGCAGGATGCAGCCAATTCGTACAGAAAGCGCTACGATCCGAATTACGCACTGATTCCGCCGCATTTGACGCTGAAGCAGCCATTTGAAGCAACAGACGAGCGAATCCGCGATATTTCTAGAGAACTGCGCCAGATTGCGCAGAACCATCAGCCTGTGACTCTGTCAATCCGAAAGTTCAGTTCCTTTTCTCCAGTAAACAACGTTATTTATTTAAAAGTAGAACCGACAGAGCAGATCTTAAGCCTGTATGATGCGCTTCATGATGAGTATTTTTCTGATGTTGAGCCGGAATATGCATTTGTCCCTCACATCACAATCGGACAGAAGCTCTCGGATGATGAACATTCGGACGTGCTTGGCAGTCTGAAGATGACTGATTTTCAGCACGAAGAAACAGTTGACCGTTTCCACCTTCTCTATCAGCTGGAAAATGGATCATGGACGGTTTTTGAAACATTTCTCCTTGGAAAGGAAGGCCTCTAA
- a CDS encoding GNAT family N-acetyltransferase: MNVRIVKSDEELQDAYDVRTKVFVEEQQVPEEEEIDQFEREASHVVLYDGDQPVGAGRFRILNGVGKMERICVLPEYRSKGAGKMIMEKLEEIAAAKDMQTLKLNAQTHAEAFYERLGYRTISKETFLDAGIPHVTMMKEIK; this comes from the coding sequence GTGAACGTACGCATTGTAAAATCGGATGAAGAGCTTCAGGATGCATATGATGTCCGGACGAAAGTATTTGTAGAAGAACAGCAAGTCCCTGAAGAAGAAGAAATTGACCAGTTTGAACGGGAAGCTTCCCACGTTGTTCTATACGACGGCGATCAGCCCGTTGGAGCAGGCCGTTTCAGAATATTAAATGGCGTCGGCAAAATGGAGCGGATCTGCGTGCTCCCTGAATACCGCTCAAAAGGCGCCGGCAAAATGATTATGGAAAAGCTTGAGGAAATTGCCGCTGCAAAGGACATGCAGACATTAAAACTCAACGCCCAGACACATGCAGAGGCGTTTTACGAAAGACTCGGATACCGCACAATCTCCAAAGAAACCTTCCTGGATGCGGGAATTCCTCACGTGACGATGATGAAAGAAATAAAATGA
- a CDS encoding DUF421 domain-containing protein, translating into MEFVHTGMDLVIGFFGLFFLTRMLGKTQITQITTFDFISALVLGELVGNAVFDDDTGILKILFAIGVWGVLIYLLEIITQKWKKTRAFLEGRPTIVIHKGEINREALKKSKLDINQLQHLLRARGAFSIREVAYAVLETDGTINLMKKQQFESPTKSDFNLPVERAVLPFTMIIDGEVLLDNVHEAGFSEEWLKKELAARSITAYREVLYAEWLEGDGLFLQKFKPTS; encoded by the coding sequence ATGGAATTTGTACATACTGGCATGGATCTGGTTATTGGGTTTTTTGGTCTGTTTTTTTTGACCCGAATGCTTGGGAAGACGCAGATCACCCAAATTACAACGTTTGATTTTATCTCCGCCTTAGTGCTTGGAGAGCTTGTGGGAAATGCGGTTTTTGATGATGACACTGGCATCCTGAAAATTCTGTTTGCCATTGGGGTGTGGGGAGTTCTTATCTATCTGCTTGAGATCATCACGCAAAAGTGGAAAAAAACGAGGGCGTTTCTTGAAGGAAGGCCTACTATTGTTATTCACAAGGGTGAAATTAACCGTGAAGCCCTTAAGAAGAGCAAGCTTGATATCAACCAGCTTCAGCATTTGCTTCGTGCAAGAGGTGCATTTTCAATAAGAGAAGTGGCTTATGCGGTACTGGAAACGGACGGGACGATCAATCTTATGAAAAAGCAGCAGTTTGAATCCCCTACAAAGAGTGATTTTAATCTGCCTGTAGAACGCGCAGTTCTCCCCTTCACGATGATCATTGACGGTGAGGTGCTGCTTGATAATGTCCATGAAGCCGGCTTTTCAGAGGAATGGCTGAAAAAAGAACTTGCAGCCCGCAGCATTACCGCATACAGGGAAGTTCTGTATGCCGAGTGGCTGGAAGGCGACGGCCTTTTTCTCCAGAAATTCAAACCGACTTCCTAA
- a CDS encoding MBL fold metallo-hydrolase, with protein sequence MKFMQLSETCYYFESPVNIGYIKSGESGMLIDAGLDRQAAKKVISHLEKNTLPMTHLFITHAHADHYGGASYIQEQLTVHTFASKEEAAILRNPVLEPIYLFHGAMPLPELRNKFLEGPPIVVDEEVTEGTFRFGDRSFECIALPGHSLMQMGILSDGILYAADSYFGAEQLKKHKIPYIIDAEDTLHSLHRLLELDAAGAVPGHGTFEESFQDTVKVNISYHLNVLESLVKKLTPSGIPFDEVIQSMCEEYDVAAEKLSSWLLYRTAITAYLTKLMKEEKAELEIRDAKLFVRSKN encoded by the coding sequence ATGAAATTCATGCAGCTCAGCGAAACATGCTACTACTTTGAATCGCCGGTAAATATCGGGTATATAAAAAGCGGAGAGAGCGGTATGCTGATTGATGCCGGCCTAGATCGGCAAGCTGCAAAAAAGGTGATCAGCCACCTTGAAAAAAATACGCTGCCGATGACGCATCTCTTTATCACACATGCCCACGCCGATCATTACGGGGGAGCCTCATACATACAGGAACAATTGACTGTTCATACGTTTGCATCAAAAGAGGAAGCTGCGATCCTGCGGAATCCCGTTTTAGAACCGATTTATTTATTCCATGGCGCGATGCCGCTGCCTGAGCTGCGGAATAAATTTCTTGAAGGCCCGCCTATTGTCGTCGATGAAGAGGTGACAGAAGGGACTTTCCGGTTTGGGGACCGGTCATTTGAATGCATCGCTCTTCCTGGACACAGCCTCATGCAGATGGGCATTCTTTCGGATGGCATTCTTTATGCTGCAGACTCCTATTTTGGAGCAGAACAGCTCAAAAAGCACAAAATTCCGTACATCATTGATGCGGAGGATACGCTGCATTCCCTGCACAGGCTTTTGGAACTGGATGCTGCAGGTGCTGTTCCGGGGCATGGAACCTTTGAGGAATCGTTTCAAGATACGGTAAAAGTGAATATTTCCTATCATTTAAATGTTCTTGAATCACTTGTAAAAAAATTGACCCCATCAGGTATACCTTTTGATGAGGTCATTCAAAGCATGTGCGAAGAATATGATGTGGCTGCTGAAAAACTGTCTTCGTGGCTTTTATACCGCACGGCCATTACAGCGTATTTGACAAAACTGATGAAAGAAGAGAAAGCAGAACTCGAAATCAGGGATGCAAAGCTATTTGTGAGAAGCAAAAATTAG
- a CDS encoding ATP-dependent helicase: protein MICGKYKDEYIQLPYLARERYQQIYEASLHGKLHCACCGQPLKMQMSIKQDPAFIHADHSVHEQCEQYSQAVQESAASKETVYKEMNGFRLPAGRSISENSDKKETGWKSYQLAKMDRPLQIKEQSAANSILEIRLDDTQLEAVTTIEGPLLVLAGAGSGKTRVLTTRALYMMEKQGIDPGSIMLVTFTSKAAQEMKHRLSEHAVNGAGRLVCGTFHSIFYKILMHSDPERWNGQHLIKWDWQKEQYIKTAGRELGLNEKEFPYDQALQQISYWKNTYLTAGEIKPADEFEEQVLTLYKNYEEMKSAQGQFDFDDMLIKCYELLSENPEILKAYQARFEYFLVDEFQDINPVQYELLKMLSSHTKQLCVVGDDDQSIYAFRGSDPSFILNFKHDFPGAKIVTLAENYRSSHEIVASANSVISKNKQRHQKAMNAQYQNDTPPLFFFPFDEEEEATLVVNDMKEKLESGAKPGEFAVLYRTHTSGRAIFERLAQSSIPFTIEQEGLSFYERRMVKSLLAYLRLGLNPDDSAAIVHVMSALFIKQSALNDLKAFSITHDCTFVEALAKLESLQPFQKAKIKKIVPLFKKLRLMRPAAAIDVIEKEMGFSDFLKKRGNEGNAIEKGSDDLKDVRVLAGKFETIAELLEHADHMTAKSKEWRQKRDPHAVQLMTVHRAKGLEYEHVYILGAVDGGLPHDFALDAFRKGDEKPIEEERRLMYVAMTRARTSLAVSVPQYRRGRRAIPSRFIRGLITP from the coding sequence TTGATTTGCGGAAAATATAAAGATGAATACATTCAGCTCCCGTACCTTGCAAGAGAACGCTATCAGCAGATATATGAAGCAAGCCTGCACGGAAAACTTCATTGTGCATGCTGCGGCCAGCCGTTGAAAATGCAGATGAGCATTAAACAGGATCCCGCTTTTATTCACGCGGATCATTCCGTTCACGAACAGTGCGAGCAGTACAGTCAGGCGGTTCAGGAGTCAGCAGCATCCAAAGAGACGGTTTATAAGGAAATGAACGGCTTCAGACTGCCTGCTGGAAGGTCCATTTCAGAGAACAGTGATAAAAAAGAAACCGGCTGGAAATCTTATCAGCTTGCAAAGATGGACAGACCGCTTCAGATCAAAGAACAATCAGCGGCAAACAGCATCCTTGAAATACGCCTGGACGATACCCAGCTTGAAGCTGTAACAACAATAGAAGGACCGCTTCTTGTCCTTGCGGGGGCAGGCAGCGGCAAAACAAGAGTTCTGACAACACGGGCTTTATACATGATGGAAAAGCAGGGCATTGACCCAGGCTCAATCATGCTCGTCACATTTACGTCCAAAGCTGCGCAGGAAATGAAGCACCGGCTGAGCGAACATGCCGTAAATGGTGCCGGAAGACTTGTTTGCGGAACGTTTCACAGCATTTTTTACAAGATTCTGATGCACAGCGATCCAGAAAGATGGAATGGACAGCATCTGATTAAATGGGACTGGCAGAAAGAACAGTACATTAAAACGGCCGGCAGAGAATTAGGTCTCAATGAGAAGGAATTCCCTTATGACCAGGCGCTCCAGCAGATCAGCTACTGGAAAAACACCTACCTGACAGCAGGCGAAATCAAGCCTGCTGACGAATTTGAAGAACAGGTGCTGACCCTTTATAAAAACTACGAAGAAATGAAAAGTGCCCAGGGACAATTCGATTTTGATGACATGCTTATCAAATGCTATGAGCTTCTTTCAGAAAATCCGGAGATCCTTAAGGCCTACCAGGCAAGGTTTGAGTATTTTCTCGTCGATGAGTTTCAGGATATTAACCCTGTGCAATATGAGCTTTTAAAGATGCTTTCTTCCCATACAAAGCAGCTTTGTGTTGTCGGGGATGATGATCAGTCGATCTATGCGTTCAGAGGAAGCGATCCCTCCTTCATTCTGAATTTCAAGCATGATTTTCCGGGGGCGAAAATCGTGACACTGGCTGAGAATTACCGTTCAAGCCATGAGATCGTCGCAAGCGCGAATTCCGTTATCTCCAAAAATAAGCAGCGGCATCAAAAAGCGATGAACGCGCAATATCAAAACGACACACCTCCCCTGTTTTTCTTTCCATTTGATGAAGAAGAAGAGGCAACGCTTGTTGTGAATGATATGAAGGAAAAGCTTGAAAGCGGGGCAAAGCCCGGTGAGTTTGCCGTTCTTTACCGGACCCACACGTCGGGACGGGCCATTTTTGAACGGCTTGCGCAGTCAAGCATCCCGTTTACGATCGAACAGGAGGGACTGTCTTTTTATGAAAGAAGAATGGTCAAATCTCTCCTTGCCTATTTGCGGCTTGGACTGAATCCCGACGATTCGGCAGCGATCGTTCACGTCATGAGTGCGCTGTTTATTAAACAAAGCGCGTTAAATGACTTAAAAGCCTTTTCCATTACACATGACTGCACCTTTGTAGAAGCCCTCGCCAAGCTTGAGTCCCTGCAGCCGTTTCAAAAAGCAAAAATCAAGAAAATTGTTCCGCTGTTTAAAAAGCTCCGTCTGATGCGGCCGGCAGCTGCCATAGATGTCATTGAAAAGGAAATGGGCTTTTCTGATTTCCTGAAAAAACGGGGAAATGAAGGCAACGCCATTGAAAAGGGCTCAGATGACCTGAAGGATGTCAGAGTGCTTGCCGGGAAGTTCGAGACGATTGCAGAGCTTCTTGAACATGCAGATCATATGACCGCAAAGTCAAAAGAGTGGCGGCAAAAACGGGATCCCCATGCGGTTCAGCTTATGACAGTGCACCGTGCAAAGGGGCTTGAGTATGAGCATGTCTATATTTTAGGCGCCGTTGACGGCGGACTGCCTCATGACTTTGCCCTTGATGCCTTTCGAAAAGGGGATGAAAAGCCGATTGAAGAAGAACGCAGGCTCATGTATGTAGCGATGACACGAGCGAGGACGTCTCTTGCCGTTTCCGTGCCCCAGTACAGAAGAGGGCGCAGAGCGATACCTTCAAGGTTTATCAGAGGGCTGATTACTCCTTAA
- a CDS encoding stage VI sporulation protein F, with translation MDNHFFKNLEKKTGVNMKEVLDLANSLQNANFKDENTVRGVIRRVSQIANKPVNKEMEDKIVNSIVNGKEKLDFGTISKMINKK, from the coding sequence ATGGATAATCACTTCTTTAAAAACCTTGAAAAGAAAACAGGTGTAAACATGAAGGAAGTTCTTGATCTTGCCAATTCCCTTCAAAACGCCAACTTCAAAGATGAAAATACAGTTCGAGGCGTCATCCGCCGTGTATCCCAAATTGCCAACAAGCCGGTTAATAAAGAAATGGAAGACAAAATTGTAAACAGCATCGTAAACGGCAAAGAAAAACTTGATTTCGGCACAATCTCAAAAATGATCAATAAGAAATAA
- a CDS encoding YjcZ family sporulation protein yields MGYGYYGGCGYGGGYGGGGYYGSTFVLIVVLFILLIIVGASFYN; encoded by the coding sequence ATGGGTTACGGATATTATGGCGGCTGTGGTTACGGCGGCGGTTACGGCGGTGGCGGCTACTACGGTTCAACATTTGTACTGATCGTAGTATTGTTCATCCTATTGATCATCGTAGGTGCTTCTTTCTACAACTAA
- a CDS encoding DUF1360 domain-containing protein, translated as MIAWIDFLLLFLAGFRLTRLLVYDKITAFIRRPFHREAEETLPDGSTVAYIEIKGTGLQKWIGELLSCYWCTGIWTSAFLYGIYVYMPDLASPLILILAIAGCAAIVESIIEKLIF; from the coding sequence ATGATAGCATGGATCGATTTTCTATTATTGTTTCTTGCGGGCTTCAGGCTTACAAGATTGCTTGTATACGATAAAATAACGGCCTTCATCAGACGTCCTTTTCACAGGGAAGCAGAAGAAACGCTTCCCGATGGCAGTACGGTTGCCTATATTGAAATAAAGGGAACGGGCCTTCAGAAGTGGATCGGTGAATTGCTCAGCTGCTACTGGTGCACCGGCATATGGACATCGGCCTTCCTGTACGGAATCTATGTTTACATGCCTGATCTTGCCTCACCGCTCATTTTGATTCTTGCAATTGCCGGGTGTGCAGCGATTGTTGAATCCATTATTGAAAAACTGATTTTTTAA